In one Glycine soja cultivar W05 unplaced genomic scaffold, ASM419377v2 tig00104855_1_pilon_199103_367381, whole genome shotgun sequence genomic region, the following are encoded:
- the LOC114404618 gene encoding uncharacterized protein LOC114404618 encodes MSGAPRLRSMNVADSEARPVLGPAGNKTGSLSSRKTASKPLRKKVDKLLDEIASVKEKKPHQVLLSSVATSSPQSHSASVSLLLPRHEQLLHSNLSLNASCSSDASTDSFHSRASTGRLTRSYSLGSRRKPYVSKPRSVASDGVLESPTDGSQSNKRCAWVTPNTEPCYATFHDEEWGVPVHDDKKLFELLVLSSVLAEHTWPAILSKRHIFREVFVDFEPVAVSKLNEKKIMTPGTIASSLLSEVKLRAIIENARQISKVIDEFGSFDKYIWSFVNHKPIVSRFRYPRQVPVKTPKADVISKDLVRRGFRGVGPTVVYSFMQVAGLTIDHLISCFRFEECIAAAEGKEENGIMDNHADQKESENIMESDLSIAMEDLSFASE; translated from the exons ATGTCTGGAGCTCCAAGATTGAGGTCTATGAATGTTGCTGATTCAGAGGCAAGGCCTGTGCTTGGACCAGCTGGAAACAAGACTGGCTCTTTGAGTTCAAGGAAAACAGCTTCAAAGCCACTGAGGAAGAAGGTTGATAAGTTGCTGGATGAGATTGCATCAGTCAAAGAGAAGAAACCCCATCAAGTGTTGTTGTCTTCAGTTGCCACTTCCTCTCCACAGTCACATTCAGCCAGTGTTTCTTTGCTGCTCCCCCGGCATGAGCAGTTACTGCATTCTAATCTGTCCCTGAATGCTTCATGTTCATCTGATGCCTCTACAGATTCATTTCATAGCAGAGCATCTACCGGGAGATTGACTCGGTCTTATAGCCTAGGTAGCAGAAGGAAGCCCTATGTGTCAAAGCCAAGAAGTGTTGCCTCTGATGGTGTGCTGGAATCTCCCACTGATGGATCACAATCCAACAAGAGGTGTGCTTGGGTCACTCCTAATACTg AACCATGTTATGCTACTTTCCACGATGAAGAATGGGGAGTTCCAGTACATGATGACAA GAAACTATTTGAGCTTCTTGTACTTTCAAGTGTTCTGGCTGAACACACTTGGCCAGCCATTCTAAGCAAAAGACATATTTTTAG GGAAGTTTTTGTAGACTTTGAGCCAGTTGCTGTGTCAAAACTGAATGAGAAGAAGATAATGACACCAGGAACAATTGCGAGCTCCCTACTTTCTGAAGTTAAATTGCGTGCTATAATTGAGAATGCTCGTCAAATATCAAAG GTCATAGATGAGTTTGGGTCCTTTGACAAGTATATTTGGAGTTTTGTGAACCACAAGCCTATAGTTAGCAGATTCAGGTATCCAAGACAGGTTCCTGTGAAAACACCAAAGGCTGATGTTATTAGCAAAGACCTGGTGAGGAGAGGTTTCCGAGGCGTTGGCCCCACAGTGGTATATTCCTTCATGCAGGTTGCTGGTTTAACCATTGACCATCTTATCAGTTGCTTCAGATTCGAGGAGTGTATAGCCGCAGCAGAAGGGAAGGAAGAGAATGGCATCATGGACAATCATGCTGATCAGAAAGAGAGTGAAAACATCATGGAATCAGATCTGTCTATTGCCATGGAGGACTTGAGCTTCGCCTCTGAATGA